A genomic stretch from Rhinatrema bivittatum chromosome 9, aRhiBiv1.1, whole genome shotgun sequence includes:
- the LOC115098760 gene encoding uncharacterized protein LOC115098760 has product MRVFREASGVPGHNPASVSPRRDRAGAVPRAARRQVFHLLPGAKERGHVSSDPRPQGCQQVLAGPKVSHGDAKIGHRVRETRRVSRDSGSHGGVSARRNPRGPPTLPSVRSVGAAFSIPSAAIWSGDSPANLYKDHGGGSGSSSQGRVSGASVSGRLADSSEVRASLSVGGTASGRFVAEPWLGDQSGQESAGTVAIPGVFGSVVRHPAGHGISDAGAQSQIAVPSQAVVGQAHAGRLGLPTNGRVHDVHAGIGSLGVRAYAAFAIGLTLPLESGVGAVPSSVAAAAFGSFQHGLVALYRKLDQGHIAECALVDGGHHGCQSVRLGRGVSPEFGAGHLVPDGGDVVHQSVGDQGSEVSPAGVLVVGSRPGGQDSIGQCDHGGVHQPARRHQKSTSGRRGTTVDGMGRTTPAMHSGVAHCGRGKRNLRQVGNTCSGSDGDVQKCQSSAVFCSPPGNGGGRGRCPRVALADRGASLCFPSVAPHRSDAEAHRTSSVARDSGRSRMAAATLVRGSSELGAGASPSVSLCAGPATSGSRLFRPGRMLLSSGMAFERRRLKKRGYTDAVVTTLLRSRKPSTSLAYVRVWTVFETWCLAQDIRPTQASVPEVLHFLQDGLAKGLSASSLRVQVAALALLRGQVHGRTLSAHPDVVRFLRGAKQLRPPFRSPCPSWSLNLVLKALCSVPFEPIRRATVKDLTLKVVFLVAVASARRVSELQALSCREPFLRITDSGVSLRTVPSFLPKVVSAFHLNQTVDLPSFSEADRSLPNYRDLRRLDVRRALLGYLEVTNPFRKSDHLFVLWGGPRRGQAASKTTIARWLKEAIGSAYLLHGKSVPVGLKAHSTRSQAASWAECSQVSAEDICKAATWKSLHTFARHYRLDVHAPGSGGFGAGVLRAGLSGSHPS; this is encoded by the exons ATGCGGGTTTTCAGAGAAGCGTCAGGCGTTCCGGGACACAATCCGGCATCTGTTAGCCCTAGGCGCGATCGTGCCGGTGCCGTTCCGCGAGCTGCGCGGcggcaggtattccatttacttcctggtgccaaagaaagagggcacgttTCGTCCGATCCTCGACCTCAAGGGTGTCAACAGGTGCTTGCGGGTcccaaggtttcgcatggagacgctaaGATCGGTCATCGCGTCCGTGAGACAAGGAGAGTTTCTCGCgactctggatctcacggaggcgtatctgcacgtCGGAATCCGCGCGGACCACCAACGCTACCTTCGGTTCGCAGTGTtggggcagcattttcaattccaagcGCTGCCATTTGGTCTGGCGACAGCCCCGCGAACCtttacaaagatcatggtggtggtagcggctcaTCTTCGCAAGGAAGGGTGTCTGgtgcatccgtatctggacgattggctgattcgagcgaagtccgaGCGTCTCTGTCGGTTGGCGGTACAGCGAGTGGTAGATTTGTTGCAGAACCTTGGCTGGGTGATCAATCGGGCCAAGAGTCGGCTGGAACCGTCGCAatccctggagtttttgggagcgttGTTCGACACCCGGCGGGGCATGGTATATCTGACGCAGGAGCGCAGAGTCAAATTGCAGTGCCAAGCCAGGCAGTTGTTGGCCAAGCCCATGCCGGTCGTCTGGGACTACCTACAAATGGTAGGGTCCATGACGTCCACGcgggaattggttccttgggcgttcgcgCATATGCGGCCTTTGCAATTGGccttactctcccgctggaatccggtgtcggagcagttccgtCTTCCGTTGCCGCTGCTGCATTCGGCTCGTTCCAGCATGGCCTGGTGGCTCTGTACCGGAAACTTGACCAAGGGCATATCGCTGAATGTGCCCTcgtggacggtggtcaccacggatgccagtctgtacGGCTGGGGCGCGGTGTGTCTCCGGAGTTCGGTGCAGGGCACCTGGTCCCCGACGGAGgcgacgtggtccatcaatcggttggagaccagggcagtgaggTTAGCCCTGCGGGAGTTCTTGTCGTTGGTTCGAGGCCGGGCGGTCAGGattctatcggacaatgcgaccacggtggcgtacatcaaccggcaaggcggcACCAGAAGTCTACCAGTGGCCGCCGAGGCACGACAGTTGATGGCATGGGCCGAACGACACCTGCAATGCATAGCGGCGTCGCACATTGCGGGCGTGgaaaacg AAATTTGCGCCAGGTGGGGAACACctgttctggatctgatggcgacgtacAAAAATGCCAAAGCTCCGCGGTTTTTTGCTCGCCGCCGGGAAACGGGGgcggaaggggtcgatgccctCGCGTTGCCTTGGCCGACAGGGGTGCTTCTCTATgttttccctccgtggcccctcatcGGTCGGACGCTGAGGCGCATAGAACTTCATCCGTCGCCCGTGATTCTGGTCGCTCCCGAATGGCCGCGGCGaccctggttcgcggatcttcagAACTTGGCGCTGGAGCCTCCCCTTCGGTTTCCTTATGTGCCGGACCTGCTACATCAgggtcccgtttgtttcgaccaggtcgaatgcttttgtctagcggcatggcttttgagaggcgtaggtTGAAAAAGCGGGGTTACACTGATGCGGTGGTTACGACTttgctaaggtcacgcaagcctTCCACTTCCCTGGCGTACGTGCGGGTGTGGACGGTCTTTGAGACTTGGTGCCTGGCACAGGATATTCGGCCCACGCAGGCTTCTGTGCCGGAGGTGTTGCATTTCCTCCAAGATGGCTTGGCGAAGGGCTTGTCTGCCAGTTCGCTTAGAGTGCAAGTTGCGGCCCTTGCCTTGCTGCGTGGACAGGTCCATGGGAGGACATTGTCGGCGCACCCGGACGTCGTGCGCTTCCTTCGTGGAGCTAAGCAATTACGGCCTCCGTTCCGTTCTccgtgtccttcttggagtttgaatttagttctGAAGGCTTTATGCTCCGTTCCCTTCGAGCCCATCCGCAGAGCTACGGTGAAGGACTTGACGCTCAAGGTagttttcctggtggcagtcGCGTCAGCGAGGAGGGTGtcggagctccaagccttgtcttgtcgggagccttTTTTGAGAATTACGGATTCGGGAGTGTCGCTTCGtacagtgccttccttcttgcctaaggtggtttccgcGTTTCATCTCAACCAGACGGTAGATTTGCCTTCGTTTTCTGAGGCTGATAGGTCGCTTCCGAATTATCGAGACTTGCGGCGCCTGGACGTAAGGAGAGCCCTTTTAGGTTATCTGGAGGTGACGAACCCTTTTCGGaagtcggatcatctctttgtcttgtggGGCGGTCCTCGGCGCGGGCAGGCGGCTTCCAAGACTACTATTGCccgttggttgaaggaagccattggttcCGCATATTTGTTGCACGGCAAATCGGTCCCGGTGGGGCTCAAAGCCCATTCTACGCGTTCTcaagcggcttcctgggcggagtgcagTCAGGTTTCTGCGGAGGATATTTGTAAGGCAgcgacctggaagtcgttgcatacctttgcgcgtcattatcgcctggatgttcatgcACCAGGTAGTGGCGGTTTCGGGGCAGGGGTGCtcagagcgggactctccggatcccaccctagttaa